One Cucurbita pepo subsp. pepo cultivar mu-cu-16 chromosome LG09, ASM280686v2, whole genome shotgun sequence DNA window includes the following coding sequences:
- the LOC111801472 gene encoding auxin efflux carrier component 1-like: MISLLDFYHVMTAVVPLYVAMILAYGSVKWWKIFTPDQCSGINRFVALFAVPLLSFHFISTNNPYTMNLRFIAADTLQKLIVLAVLAVWSNISKRGCLEWTITLFSLSTLPNTLVMGIPLLKGMYGEFSGSLMVQIVVLQCIIWYTLMLFMFEYRGARVLISEQFPDTAGSIVSIHVDSDIMSLDGRQVLETEAEIKEDGKLHVTVRKSNASRSDIFSRRSVGLSSTTPRPSNLTNAEIYSLQSSRNPTPRGSSFNHTDFYSMMATGGRNSNFGSSDVYGLSASRGPTPRPSNYEEEGGKPRFHYNGNANHYPAPNPGMFSPTGSKNAATNTKKPVNGVVAQQKTEDGNRDLHMFVWSSSASPVSDVFGNHEFGAHNDQKDVRLAVSPGKVEGRRENQEEYTEREEFSYGNRESMNSNNNGVAEKPKTMPPTSVMTRLILIMVWRKLIRNPNTYSSLIGLTWSLISFRWNVEMPAIVAKSISILSDAGLGMAMFSLGLFMALQPKMIACGNSIAAFSMAVRFLTGPAVMAVASIAVGLRGVLLRVAIVQAALPQGIVPFVFAKEYNVHPDILSTGVIFGMLIALPITLVYYILLGI; this comes from the exons atgatTAGTCTTTTGGATTTCTACCATGTAATGACGGCAGTGGTTCCTCTTTATGTGGCTATGATTTTAGCTTATGGGTCTGTGAAATGGTGGAAGATCTTCACTCCTGATCAGTGCTCTGGAATCAATCGTTTTGTTGCTCTGTTTGCAgttcctcttctttcttttcattttatttccacTAACAATCCATATACCATGAACTTGAGGTTTATTGCTGCTGATACTCTCCAAAAACTCATTGTTCTTGCTGTTCTTGCTGTTTGGAGCAACATAAGCAAAAGGGGTTGTTTGGAATGGACGATTACTCTGTTTTCCCTTTCAACTTTGCCTAATACTCTGGTTATGGGGATTCCTCTGCTTAAAGGGATGTATGGGGAGTTTTCAGGGAGTTTGATGGTTCAGATTGTTGTTCTTCAGTGTATTATTTGGTATACATTGATGCTGTTTATGTTTGAATATAGAGGAGCTAGAGTGCTGATTTCTGAGCAGTTTCCAGACACTGCTGGTTCTATTGTCTCAATTCATGTCGATTCTGATATCATGTCGTTGGATGGAAGGCAAGTTCTTGAAACAGAGGCTGAGATTAAGGAAGATGGGAAGCTTCATGTGACTGTGAGGAAATCAAATGCTTCAAGATCAGATATCTTCTCGAGAAGATCTGTGGGGTTGTCTTCTACAACGCCACGCCCTTCTAATTTGACTAATGCAGAGATTTACTCTCTGCAATCATCTCGAAATCCCACTCCAAGAGGCTCAAGTTTTAACCATACTGATTTCTACTCTATGATGGCTACTGGTGGAAGAAACTCCAACTTTGGCTCTTCTGATGTTTACGGCCTTTCGGCGTCGAGAGGACCGACACCGAGACCGTCGAATTACGAGGAGGAAGGCGGGAAACCAAGGTTTCATTACAATGGAAATGCAAATCATTACCCTGCTCCAAACCCAGGAATGTTTTCACCTACAGGATCCAAAAATGCAGCAACTAATACTAAGAAGCCTGTTAATGGAGTTGTGGCTCAGCAGAAAACAGAGGATGGAAACAGAGATTTGCATATGTTTGTTTGGAGTTCAAGTGCTTCCCCTGTTTCTGATGTGTTTGGAAACCATGAATTTGGTGCACATAATGATCAAAAGGATGTGAGATTGGCTGTCTCTCCTGGAAAAG TGGAGGGTCGTAGAGAAAACCAAGAAGAATATACAGAGAGGGAAGAATTCAGCTATGGAAACAGAGAGAGTATGAACAGTAACAACAATGGAGTAGCAGAGAAACCCAAAACCATGCCGCCAACGAGTGTCATGACAAGGCTAATCTTGATCATGGTTTGGAGAAAGCTTATCAGAAACCCCAACACTTACTCGAGTTTGATCGGCCTGACTTGGTCCTTGATATCATTCAG GTGGAATGTCGAAATGCCAGCCATTGTTGCAAAGTCGATATCTATTCTCTCGGATGCAGGGCTCGGAATGGCCATGTTCAGTCTTG GGTTGTTCATGGCTTTGCAGCCAAAGATGATAGCATGTGGGAATAGCATAGCAGCTTTTTCAATGGCTGTGAGATTCCTTACAGGACCAGCTGTAATGGCTGTGGCTTCCATTGCTGTTGGGCTTAGAGGAGTTCTCTTACGAGTAGCCATTGTCCAG gCAGCTCTCCCACAAGGAATTGTCCCCTTTGTCTTTGCGAAGGAGTACAACGTACACCCTGATATTCTCAGCACAGG AGTTATCTTTGGAATGTTGATCGCTTTGCCTATCACGCTTGTTTACTACATTTTGCTGGGGATTTGA